From the genome of Anopheles moucheti chromosome 3, idAnoMoucSN_F20_07, whole genome shotgun sequence, one region includes:
- the LOC128303162 gene encoding ras-like GTP-binding protein RhoL, giving the protein MTTQIFNIVVVGDGAVGKTCLLHAYTDKSFKNFYEPTIYDKESIEMILDGQKYTIQLHDTAGQEEYDKIRQQFYKRAHCFLLCYSIDNRISFENVSTKWMPEIKTDPPVPIVLLGTKLDNRKGKTNEVSTGEGERLRRTINANSFVECSAKDYRNVELAIEESVRACLAGVPEPEPDDNWACFQGFDCFGCMA; this is encoded by the exons ATGACCACACAGATATTCAACATCGTCGTCGTTGGGGATGGTGCGGTCGGCAAGACATGCCTGCTGCACGCCTACACGGACAAGTCGTTCAAAAACTTCTACGAACCTACGAT ATACGATAAGGAATCAATTGAAATGATACTCGATGGGCAGAAGTACACCATACAGCTGCACGATACGGCCGGCCAGGAAGAGTATGACAAAATCAGGCAACAGTTCTACAAACGG GCACATTGTTTTCTCCTTTGCTACAGTATTGACAACAGAATTTCATTTGAAAATGTGTCCACAAAATGGATGCCGGAGATCAAAACGGACCCGCCCGTTCCAATAGTACTGCTGG GTACGAAGCTGGACAATCGGAAAGGCAAAACCAACGAGGTGTCGACGGGTGAAGGGGAAAGGTTAAGGCGCACAATCAATGCGAACTCGTTCGTGGAATGTTCCGCAAAAGATTACCGCAATGTGGAGCTAGCCATCGAGGAAAGTGTACGGGCCTGTCTGGCGGGCGTACCAGAACCGGAACCGGACGATAATTGGGCATGCTTTCAGGGTTTTGATTGTTTCGGGTGTATGGCATGA
- the LOC128303516 gene encoding nuclear pore membrane glycoprotein 210 — MKPSWLGLTLGVVLLLAATRSASATKLNYPRVLLPIFDHISVNFTLEVVEKGCFKWTSSRLDLIQITPSYDDVDEDCSYRVVVTVINKEKRRNTAIVLAEDLVTGEVLRCDVILDVIDQLGVLTTTRELYLEEAPETFELWAQDAQGNAFTTLEGIEFHWQIASHRSHDSRHGGAGDSSWSQVLRFLTFSESKFHVVPRAIERLEAAGVQGYMVLLEGINTGSARVTARLPHAEYSNVPPVDVNIMVLANLILNPSDVYILPGDTIEFKVLQLKQGKLHEIALNSQYYLEIEHETFASMSGNAAKGLQVGRTFVLLRDRNVPHEAKTAMSDEANSKATLPKASLTVVDPMKLTINLLPHYNWVTVEGESHEIALNLFTHDDHQITLGAKYKIQSTFDETLFYPLRVTSNGSSIFGETIATGSSPVTGKFEKLSAKAEMVVYKRLAINPPEVILPFDPNLRRQKLQFSATGGDGSYSWTSQDVNVVAISQTGLAEARLDQIKGVTDLATETELAKVTQVKVAMSRNVRIYVTAQVMFLPPIKLEVVRYNFETVLKDYVRLHVGLWARYNGTLKPFTSCDNLHFELEFSNPIFMTETFSTASEENEEPLANGACRIMYLRSTMVGQTNLKITYRYFDKLLSDHVSLNVFEQLAIENPVENEVVLPIGASRNLFYYNGPEHIFNSEAELQRQLVYDRKALDVTEMGSGFSNDKHILRALCKKLGDYELKLEVFNTLNAPNVVPYVTEFVTKVYCVKPRFVNLITTDKVKTGCPLERRNSMMHVKTADNAEQMMIDIEVLDVQNRKLANISSLLLEWKFTSVDTQTVAGSTTGAGETALVMSYDYKSEVERLEGVEIPGRDYLLLNLPRELEASLKVKTIVTDYRADVLKRYAIKPESPPFGVQKKAGSPLVKPVIENELNFVSINRTLLPYDRLTLFLTADSVERIKVAQGSGFYDIKASETGIVSAQFDGTTRQIIIAPRKVGEVKLEITDQCLSTESSFLHVSVVTVGRITVLSPDRVEKTKKIEAIVRLYDSNDRLLEIKRDRLELYDLRTEVYNPAVLNLALGSQSQLGVGEIRYHVTGMELGETKFSVSSGSGKEMVTSAPATVQVFPPLMLLPRNATILVGSTLQIYSKGGPTPDTNIIYSVQNVDIIDVESNYASGLKIGRSKVTGRCVGVNPTTGAQIVFSEDTIIIQVIPLDAIELRTPLKRIQAGATMPAYVWAVPNISPLVLGTVENVQIRWSTDHTDVLDVRGVFQDVGVEYLARDAIAMRVKALAPGRATLHVTLVTPNGLKLTAKSDVTVFRMLELVAPKAIRYDSILLPPKATIQLKSNLDDAVYHLDSETSSGGVLQVTRDGLVKSGETTGRVQVIASSQDQSLTIPLEVKQVHYIMASLQPGTVKLRRIENSIPQGFGFSLKVSLHDSLGNEFSHGLEDVSALKHKLSKRGNVLITTGSNYSVALELIRETSDMMVVALRDQTGVKFGEDFLKLVVGEESGGLVFPGRGVFAVGDVVCFSSPLVNSEARWSSSDESLVKIDPKTGVAQILGSFSATSGTSTEDVVTIRHGDRRQGGISFNVDVLEADRIEFFKSYDIFNGNSYRGHLVIKNHLQVDKLVNVIAMNVSTCREQVERSFGGLFACKLVVRQGAADLLKHFKVLPGYDPMIGAYSCNIELLTTLDDVANVIKTNEYTLELEVRLLSSGLADTSTLKMVPAVRIEPEAISVDQINKQSLMIAGLDRILQKVEVTSSDPTVLAIRQQQKQPGMLEYRLELLANYKDEWADSLAVLINSPLTLQNVRVPINSPMASRKCATQPFTSTPDLLVNYVSNFGLLISAVTVLAATVWVLVFCFPQRQKTVVNGNVHSPFKNEHNLSSYDNRISGGPFASPLEKRGSNLQSSSPFAGGNSGHSFSSSQGNLSHDFSASRTSHGSPIYGDATIISPQKRSNPRYM, encoded by the exons atgaaaccatcatGGCTGGGGCTGACGCTTGGCGTGGTGTTGCTTTTGGCAGCCACGCGGTCTGCTTCTGCCACCAAGCTAAACTATCCGCGTGTTTTACTGCCCATCTTCGACCACATTTCCGTGAACTTCACGCTTGAGGTCGTCGAGAAGGGCTGCTTCAAGTG gaCTTCGTCACGACTCGATCTAATCCAAATCACGCCTTCCTATGACGATGTCGACGAGGATTGTTCCTACCGTGTGGTGGTGACAGTTATCAACAAGGAAAAGCGACGCAACACCGCCATCGTGCTTGCGGAGGATCTAGTAACCGGCGAAGTTCTTCGGTGCGATGTGATTCTGGATGTGATCGATCAGCTGGGCGTGCTGACGACAACCCGGGAGCTTTATCTTGAGGAAGCACCCGAAACGTTCGAACTGTGGGCGCAAGATGCACAGGGTAATGCATTTACCACGCTGGAGGGAATAGAGTTTCACTGGCAGATAGCTTCCCATCGGTCGCACGATTCACGTCACGGTGGTGCCGGGGACAGTAGTTGGAGTCAAGTGCTACGGTTTCTTACCTTCTCCGAGAGCAAGTTCCATGTGGTACCGCGAGCAATCGAACGGCTTGAGGCGGCTGGTGTGCAAGGGTACATGGTGCTGCTGGAGGGCATTAACACCGGATCAGCCCGGGTGACGGCAAGACTTCCACACGCCGAGTACTCAAACGTTCCACCGGTAGACGTTAACATAATGGTGCTGGCCAATCTTATATTGAACCCGAGCGATGTGTACATTCTGCCTGGTGATACCATCGAATTTAAGGTGCTCCAGCTGAAGCAGGGCAAGCTGCACGAAATTGCGCTCAACAGTCAGTACTATCTGGAGATTGAACATGAAACGTTCGCCAGTATGAGTGGAAATGCGGCGAAGGGTCTGCAGGTTGGCCGAACGTTCGTGCTGCTGCGCGACCGAAACGTGCCGCATGAAGCGAAGACCGCTATGAGTGATGAGGCCAACTCGAAGGCAACGCTTCCGAAAGCAAGCCTCACGGTGGTCGATCCTATGAAGCTAACGATTAATCTTCTACCACACTATAACTGGGTTACGGTCGAGGGAGAGAGTCACGAGATTGCGCTAAATCTGTTCACGCACGATGATCATCAAATTACGCTCGGCGCAAAGTACAAGATCCAGTCCACGTTCGATGAAACCCTCTTCTATCCGCTCCGTGTTACCTCGAATGGAAGTAGCATTTTCGGTGAAACGATTGCCACTGGCAGCAGTCCAGTAACGGGCAAATTTGAAAAG CTTTCGGCCAAAGCGGAAATGGTTGTGTACAAACGATTGGCAATCAATCCACCGGAAGTGATCCTGCCGTTTGATCCAAACCTTCGTCGACAGAAGCTCCAGTTCAGTGCTACCGGAGGTGATGGATCTTACAGTTGGACTTCTCAGGATGTGAACGTCGTCGCCATTTCACAGACCGGATTGGCTGAGGCTCGTTTGGATCAAATCAAAGGTGTAACCGATTTAGCCACCGAAACCGAGCTGGCCAAAGTTACCCAGGTTAAGGTGGCAATGTCCCGGAATGTGCGAATTTACGTGACGGCACAGGTGATGTTTCTACCCCCGATAAAGCTGGAAGTGGTGCGCTACAACTTCGAAACCGTGCTGAAGGATTACGTTCGTTTGCATGTAGGATTGTGGGCACGGTACAACGGTACACTGAAACCATTTACTTCCTGCGACAATCTACACTTTGAGCTGGAGTTTAGCAATCCCATCTTTATGACGGAAACGTTTAGCACGGCTAGTGAAGAAAACGAGGAACCGTTGGCTAACGGAGCTTGTCGGATAATGTACCTACGGTCGACCATGGTTGGGCAGACGAATTTGAAGATCACGTATCGTTATTTCGACAAGCTGCTGAGCGATCACGTCAGTTTGAACGTGTTCGAGCAGCTAGCGATTGAGAATCCGGTCGAGAATGAGGTTGTACTACCGATCGGTGCATCGCGCAATCTTTTCTACTACAATGGACCGGAGCACATTTTCAACTCGGAGGCGGAACTGCAGCGTCAGCTAGTGTACGACCGGAAAGCGCTCGATGTAACCGAGATGGGCAGTGGATTCTCCAACGATAAGCACATCCTACGAGCGCTCTGTAAAAAGCTGGGTGACTACGAGCTAAAGCTGGAGGTATTTAACACACTGAACGCACCGAACGTGGTACCGTACGTGACCGAGTTCGTGACGAAAGTGTACTGTGTGAAACCACGCTTCGTCAATCTCATCACGACGGATAAGGTAAAAACGGGATGTCCGCTCGAGCGCCGTAACTCGATGATGCACGTCAAAACGGCAGACAACGCGGAACAGATGATGATCGACATTGAGGTGCTGGATGTGCAGAATCGTAAGCTGGCAAACATTTCTTCGCTACTGTTAGAATGGAAGTTTACATCGGTGGATACGCAAACGGTTGCCGGTTCGACGACAGGCGCTGGTGAAACAGCACTAGTGATGAGTTATGATTACAAGTCGGAAGTGGAACGTTTGGAAGGTGTCGAAATTCCTGGACGAGATTATTTGCTGCTAAACCTTCCACGGGAGTTGGAAGCGAGCTTGAAGGTTAAAACGATCGTTACGGATTATCGGGCGGATGTACTGAAACGGTACGCGATCAAACCGGAAAGTCCACCGTTTGGTGTGCAGAAAAAGGCCGGATCACCACTCGTGAAACCGGTGATTGAAAATGAGCTTAACTTCGTGTCGATTAATCGTACACTGCTGCCGTACGATCGTTTGACGCTCTTCCTTACCGCTGATTCGGTGGAGCGCATTAAGGTGGCCCAGGGCAGTGGATTTTACGACATAAAGGCGTCCGAGACGGGCATCGTGTCGGCCCAATTCGATGGCACTACGCGGCAGATAATCATCGCTCCGCGAAAGGTCGGCGAGGTAAAGCTGGAAATAACGGACCAATGTCTCAGTACGGAATCGAGCTTCCTGCATGTGTCGGTCGTAACGGTGGGACGAATTACCGTACTATCGCCGGATCGTGTcgagaaaacgaaaaagattGAAGCGATCGTACGACTGTACGATAGTAACGATCGGTTGCTGGAGATTAAGCGCGATCGGTTGGAATTGTATGATCTTCGTACGGAGGTGTACAATCCAGCCGTGCTGAATCTAGCGCTCGGCAGTCAATCGCAGTTGGGTGTTGGAGAGATTCGCTACCACGTGACCGGTATGGAGCTGGGTGAAACAAAGTTCAGCGTTAGCTCCGGAAGCGGGAAGGAAATGGTTACAAGTGCACCGGCAACGGTACAGGTGTTCCCTCCGTTGATGTTACTACCACGCAATGCGACGATCCTCGTAGGAAGTACACTACAAATTTACAGCAAAGGAGGCCCAACGCCGGACACAAACATCATTTATAGTGTACAAAATGTGGACATTATTG ATGTTGAATCAAACTATGCTAGCGGACTTAAAATCGGTCGTTCGAAAGTTACGGGTCGATGTGTAGGCGTTAATCCCACCACTGGAGCTCAGATCGTCTTTTCCGAGGACACCATCATCATACAGGTGATTCCGCTGGATGCGATCGAGTTGCGGACACCGTTGAAGCGTATACAGGCGGGCGCCACAATGCCAGCGTACGTGTGGGCTGTGCCAAACATCTCGCCACTGGTGCTCGGTACGGTGGAAAACGTACAGATCCGTTGGTCTACCGATCATACCGATGTGCTGGATGTGCGCGGTGTGTTCCAGGATGTCGGGGTCGAGTATCTGGCCCGTGATGCGATTGCAATGCGCGTGAAGGCATTGGCTCCCGGTAGAGCGACTCTGCACGTGACGCTCGTAACACCGAACGGATTGAAGCTGACCGCCAAATCGGATGTGACGGTGTTCCGAATGTTGGAATTGGTGGCCCCCAAAGCGATCCGTTACGATTCCATTCTTCTGCCACCGAAGGCGACGATTCAGCTAAAGTCAAACCTGGACGATGCTGTGTATCACCTGGACAGCGAAACTTCATCCGGCGGAGTGCTTCAAGTTACACGCGATGGATtggtaaagagcggtgaaaccACCGGACGCGTACAGGTGATTGCATCCTCCCAGGACCAGTCGCTTACGATACCGTTGGAGGTAAAGCAGGTGCACTACATCATGGCCTCCTTGCAACCGGGAACGGTAAAGTTGAGACGCATCGAAAATAGTATCCCACAGGGATTCGGGTTTTCCCTGAAGGTGTCACTACATGACAGTCTCGGTAATGAATTTTCCCACGGACTAGAGGACGTGTCGGCCCTGAAGCATAAGCTTTCCAAGCGCGGTAACGTGCTGATCACCACCGGCAGCAACTATAGTGTGGCGCTCGAGCTGATACGCGAAACTTCCgacatgatggtggtggcATTGCGCGATCAGACGGGCGTAAAGTTTGGAGAAGATTTCCTTAAGCTGGTCGTCGGCGAAGAATCGGGTGGATTGGTATTCCCTGGCCGAGGTGTCTTTGCTGTCGGCGATGTCGTGTGCTTCAGTTCGCCGCTGGTCAATTCGGAAGCGCGTTGGAGCAGTTCGGACGAGTCTTTGGTGAAGATAGACCCGAAAACCGGTGTCGCTCAAATACTCGGCAGTTTTTCAGCCACGAGTGGCACAAGTACCGAAGATGTGGTAACAATTCGTCATGGTGATCGCCGGCAAGGCGGTATTTCGTTTAATGTGGATGTACTGGAAGCGGATCGAATTGAGTTCTTCAAAAGCTATGACATCTTCAACGGGAATTCTTACCGGGGACACTTGGTGATTAAGAATCATCTTCAGGTGGACAAGCTGGTTAACGTGATTGCGATGAATGTATCCACCTGTCGGGAGCAAGTCGAACGTTCGTTCGGTGGATTGTTCGCCTGTAAGCTAGTGGTGCGCCAAGGAGCTGCTGACCTGTTGAAGCATTTTAAAGTGTTACCAGGGTACGATCCAATGATTGGTGCGTACAGCTGCAACATAGAACTTCTGACTACACTGGACGATGTCGCGAATGTGATCAAGACGAACGAGTACACGTTGGAGTTAGAGGTGCGTCTTCTCTCGTCCGGACTGGCCGATACGTCCACGCTGAAGATGGTACCAGCAGTGCGCATCGAACCGGAAGCAATCTCGGTGGATCAAATCAACAAGCAAAGCCTCATGATCGCAGGGCTCGATCGGATATTGCAGAAGGTGGAGGTGACCTCCTCCGATCCGACCGTTCTAGCCATTCGCCAACAGCAAAAGCAACCGGGAATGCTTGAGTACCGACTCGAACTGCTAGCAAACTACAAAGATGAATGGGCCGACAGTTTGGCCGTGTTGATTAACTCACCACTTACGTTGCAGAATGTTCGG GTACCGATCAACTCGCCAATGGCTTCCAGAAAGTGTGCCACTCAACCATTCACCAGCACGCCCGATTTGCTGGTAAATTATGTGAGCAACTTTGGTCTACTCATTTCCGCTGTGACAGTGCTCGCAGCGACAGTTTGGG TTCTTGTGTTCTGCTTTCCCCAGCGACAGAAGACGGTCGTGAACGGAAATG tACACTCGCCATTTAAAAATGAGCACAATTTATCATCCTATGATAATAGGATAAGCGGCGGTCCATTTGCTAGTCCATTAGAGAAGCGCGGCAGTAATCTACAGTCATCGTCACCATTCGCCGGCGGTAACAGCGGACATAGCTTCAGCAGTTCTCAAG GCAATCTAAGTCATGATTTCAGCGCAAGCCGTACCTCGCACGGCTCACCAATCTACGGTGATGCGACCATAATATCGCCCCAAAAGCGGTCAAACCCACGTTACATGTAA
- the LOC128302526 gene encoding angiogenic factor with G patch and FHA domains 1-like isoform X2, whose translation MAKKSAHIKLLRITNLYDVTAQQLCLYVQGLHRHIRLQSTRIQRLKKKIHALRLKRKFHSVRNVTGKEEPPGVEVEDGTLEEANLVEPLDIKAFVDDIKKTAQDVDIQNRYIYEPTSGLYYDPATGYYYNSIYGLHYDGHRGCYLKYNEETKEYDFYSQVIPETMLETEPNAKQKVPTTPSSSSSIDDSFIARFSSLKIDRMRANALDVAKRYPPSLRMIVQETNLKDLKIGSLFIVTCKGGTLGREGNHDVIIPDINVSKKHLQFTYNARKAMYQFVDLGSRNGTLYNGVRVKLNEHQSQSDAQNLAHGSVLQLNQTKLLCHVHEGNSTCGKCEPGLLVNAEPVVVPEIVSKITKPVSHKEGLKLLQKRFGLENEKYIGSGEGGNNAEYKDRAAVRRKVKGSSNEHEKTQVASLDQSIASNNKGFQMLSKLGWNEGKPLGKNDTGLTEPIALTSNVGTSGLGSQTQMAIGGPHNPSQPVDPRRHSIWRKTQERFERSTVFEAESSSEE comes from the exons ATGGCTAAAAAATCGGCCCACATCAAGCTACTACGCATAACGAACTTGTACGATGTGACCGCCCAACAGTTGTGTCTGTACGTGCAAGGATTGCATCGACACATCCGCCTGCAAAGCACCCGAATACAGAGGctcaaaaagaaaatacacgCACTG CGATTGAAACGAAAGTTCCACAGTGTAAGAAATGTAACCGGTAAAGAAGAACCACCTGGAGTTGAGGTGGAAGATGGTACTTTGGAAGAGGCGAATTTGGTGGAACCGCTAGACATAAAAGCATTTGTGGATGATATCAAGAAAACGGCGCAAGATGTGGACATTCAAAACAGATATATTTACGAGCCTACTTCCGGGTTGTATTACGATCCTGCCACTGGATATTATTATAATTCT ATTTACGGTTTACACTATGATGGCCACCGTGGATGCTATTTGAAGTACAATGAAGAAACCAAGGAGTATGATTTCTATTCGCAAGTCATTCCCGAAACAATGCTAGAAACCGAACCCAATGCCAAACAAAAG GTTCCTACCAccccttcttcttcttcctcaaTAGACGACAGTTTTATAGCACGATTTTCCTCGCTGAAGATCGATCGCATGCGTGCGAACGCATTAG ATGTTGCGAAGCGATACCCCCCGTCACTGCGCATGATAGTACAAGAAACGAACCTTAAAGACCTTAAAATTGGTTCACTATTTATCGTAACCTGCAAGGGTGGCACATTGGGCCGGGAAGGGAACCACGATGTGATCATTCCCGACATTAATGTGTCCAAAAAGCATCTTCAGTTCACGTACAATGCTCGCAAAGCGATGTACCAGTTCGTGGATCTTGGTTCACGCAACGGTACGCTTTACAACGGCGTCCGGGTAAAGCTGAACGAACACCAGTCCCAGAGTGATGCACAAAATCTGGCCCACGGTAGCGTTCTTCAGCTTAACCAAACGAAATTACTCTGCCACGTACACGAGGGCAACTCAACGTGCGGCAAGTGTGAACCGGGACTGTTAGTCAACGCAGAACCCGTCGTTGTGCCCGAGATCGTATCGAAAATTACCAAACCCGTGTCCCACAAGGAAGGATTGAAACTGTTGCAGAAGCGATTTGGGTTGGAGaatgaga AATATATCGGTTCTGGTGAGGGTGGAAACAATGCCGAGTACAAGGACCGGGCAGCCGTCCGGCGGAAGGTTAAGGGCAGCTCGAACGAGCACGAAAAAACACAGGTCGCTTCATTGGATCAATCGATCGCTAGCAACAACAAAGGCTTCCAGATGCTTTCCAAGCTCGGCTGGAACGAGGGCAAACCGCTCGGTAAGAACGATACCGGGCTAACCGAACCGATCGCACTCACCTCGAACGTCGGCACATCGGGCCTGGGTAGCCAGACTCAGATGGCAATCGGTGGTCCGCACAATCCCAGCCAACCGGTCGATCCACGGCGGCACAGCATTTGGCGCAAAACACAGGAACGCTTCGAACGGTCCACGGTGTTCGAGGCGGAGAGCAGCAGCGAGGAGTGA
- the LOC128302526 gene encoding angiogenic factor with G patch and FHA domains 1-like isoform X1, giving the protein MAKKSAHIKLLRITNLYDVTAQQLCLYVQGLHRHIRLQSTRIQRLKKKIHALRLKRKFHSVRNVTGKEEPPGVEVEDGTLEEANLVEPLDIKAFVDDIKKTAQDVDIQNRYIYEPTSGLYYDPATGYYYNSIYGLHYDGHRGCYLKYNEETKEYDFYSQVIPETMLETEPNAKQKKSKRTEASREKDAPKKSPDSDDSESSRRRHRKRNRKHKKRYRRKHRHRSRSRSESESSDSSDSLPKRSKKKHKSKRKHRKSSPDEGVKEEGELESSESNDSKSVESVIVVKSSEENSADSTEQFKTGYKDVAKRYPPSLRMIVQETNLKDLKIGSLFIVTCKGGTLGREGNHDVIIPDINVSKKHLQFTYNARKAMYQFVDLGSRNGTLYNGVRVKLNEHQSQSDAQNLAHGSVLQLNQTKLLCHVHEGNSTCGKCEPGLLVNAEPVVVPEIVSKITKPVSHKEGLKLLQKRFGLENEKYIGSGEGGNNAEYKDRAAVRRKVKGSSNEHEKTQVASLDQSIASNNKGFQMLSKLGWNEGKPLGKNDTGLTEPIALTSNVGTSGLGSQTQMAIGGPHNPSQPVDPRRHSIWRKTQERFERSTVFEAESSSEE; this is encoded by the exons ATGGCTAAAAAATCGGCCCACATCAAGCTACTACGCATAACGAACTTGTACGATGTGACCGCCCAACAGTTGTGTCTGTACGTGCAAGGATTGCATCGACACATCCGCCTGCAAAGCACCCGAATACAGAGGctcaaaaagaaaatacacgCACTG CGATTGAAACGAAAGTTCCACAGTGTAAGAAATGTAACCGGTAAAGAAGAACCACCTGGAGTTGAGGTGGAAGATGGTACTTTGGAAGAGGCGAATTTGGTGGAACCGCTAGACATAAAAGCATTTGTGGATGATATCAAGAAAACGGCGCAAGATGTGGACATTCAAAACAGATATATTTACGAGCCTACTTCCGGGTTGTATTACGATCCTGCCACTGGATATTATTATAATTCT ATTTACGGTTTACACTATGATGGCCACCGTGGATGCTATTTGAAGTACAATGAAGAAACCAAGGAGTATGATTTCTATTCGCAAGTCATTCCCGAAACAATGCTAGAAACCGAACCCAATGCCAAACAAAAG AAATCGAAACGCACCGAAGCATCGCGGGAAAAAGACGCTCCAAAAAAGTCTCCCGACAGCGATGATAGTGAGAGTAGCAGACGGCGTCATCGGAAGCGTAACCGGAAGCACAAAAAACGTTACCGCCGAAAGCACCGCCACCGTTCACGGTCACGTTCCGAGTCGGAATCAAGCGATAGTAGCGATTCGTTGCCTAAACGttcgaaaaagaaacataaatcgAAACGCAAACATCGCAAATCGTCACCGGATGAAGGTGTGAAGGAAGAGGGAGAATTGGAGAGCAGCGAAAGCAACGACTCGAAGTCGGTAGAATCGGTGATAGTAGTGAAATCGAGCGAGGAAAACAGTGCCGATTCGACAGAACAGTTTAAAACGGGCTACAAAG ATGTTGCGAAGCGATACCCCCCGTCACTGCGCATGATAGTACAAGAAACGAACCTTAAAGACCTTAAAATTGGTTCACTATTTATCGTAACCTGCAAGGGTGGCACATTGGGCCGGGAAGGGAACCACGATGTGATCATTCCCGACATTAATGTGTCCAAAAAGCATCTTCAGTTCACGTACAATGCTCGCAAAGCGATGTACCAGTTCGTGGATCTTGGTTCACGCAACGGTACGCTTTACAACGGCGTCCGGGTAAAGCTGAACGAACACCAGTCCCAGAGTGATGCACAAAATCTGGCCCACGGTAGCGTTCTTCAGCTTAACCAAACGAAATTACTCTGCCACGTACACGAGGGCAACTCAACGTGCGGCAAGTGTGAACCGGGACTGTTAGTCAACGCAGAACCCGTCGTTGTGCCCGAGATCGTATCGAAAATTACCAAACCCGTGTCCCACAAGGAAGGATTGAAACTGTTGCAGAAGCGATTTGGGTTGGAGaatgaga AATATATCGGTTCTGGTGAGGGTGGAAACAATGCCGAGTACAAGGACCGGGCAGCCGTCCGGCGGAAGGTTAAGGGCAGCTCGAACGAGCACGAAAAAACACAGGTCGCTTCATTGGATCAATCGATCGCTAGCAACAACAAAGGCTTCCAGATGCTTTCCAAGCTCGGCTGGAACGAGGGCAAACCGCTCGGTAAGAACGATACCGGGCTAACCGAACCGATCGCACTCACCTCGAACGTCGGCACATCGGGCCTGGGTAGCCAGACTCAGATGGCAATCGGTGGTCCGCACAATCCCAGCCAACCGGTCGATCCACGGCGGCACAGCATTTGGCGCAAAACACAGGAACGCTTCGAACGGTCCACGGTGTTCGAGGCGGAGAGCAGCAGCGAGGAGTGA